The window CCCTAGAATAATGTGACttgtattttggaaattgatcAATGTGTCGGATTACTTCTTGGACTCTATCTTCTGATACTTTGTTTTTCCCGCCGCTAACAACAATTTAGTCGCTTTATGCAAAATGCATCTAGTGTTATAAACCGTTTGGCGCTtagtttaacttaaaattatatccTCACTATAAATTTGTAGCgttcaagaatttttttgtagataaataTAGTCTTTGGCCGTTAGATGGCGCAATAATACCCAAAATTCGAATTTGGCGCTTGGTCGCGTTATGCATAACTATGTCCAATTATTATCTCTCTTACTTATATTACAAATTGTTGTctggaaaaaagctattttcTGGAAAAGTGGAAGAAGGCCCTTGCCTAAAATAGATTCTATAACATAATAGAATTTCTATAGAATGGGATAGCTATGCAGGTGTCATGATATGTCATAACTGTAGGAAATATGATTACAGAATATAGTTATGATGAGCAAGAGTCTACATACTGCAAATCACTTCTTTTTCTTGATAATTTAGTCCAAAGCCCGAGTAATAATTGGTAAACTGAAAATCGGCTTATGTTTTAAGGAAATAAAGAATATCACCCTTAAATCTATACTTGCTCAAGAAGAcctaattttcattattttatatagaCAGGGACAGGCAAATGTTGAAGAACTCTTTTTGTGATTTACAAAACCACTAaggcaataagaaaaaaagttatatggaTCCATTGTTGCCAAGAAATTAAGAATCTAATCAATCCaaagttcttaaaaattaaagtaaataaagacCTGTAAAATTgatgagaaaaatataaaatgattaaacGTATATTTACCAGTTATTCTGTGTGGTCCGTTGGGCATGAGAAGTACAGTGAACTTATACTGCGCAACAATTTcacctgaaaataaaataagacctTAATGTTTGGCCAACAATTTAACCAATCatcaaaaatgtttataaaatttcagATAATAAATGTCGTCAAAGCTCGTCAGAGGGATCAATTGGAGTAAATAATATTCATCATggttatcatttaaaaaataattattgcaaaaaaaaattagttcctTAAACTTACCAGGTTTTTCAAACAATACTTGAAAAGGTTCCACTAGCTTATTTTTCACGCATTCATTCACTCCCATTTTCGCCTTAGTTTCATCTTCAAAGTACCTGAGGTTGAAGGGCATGTTTCCATGTTTCGTCctcacctaaaaaaaaatacgtataatttttttttcagttattatGAAGTATTTGTTCTACCTCTGTAAAGAACATACGCGACGCCTTAAGTTTTAACTGGTACTGCTcatcagtttttttatatattgacaCTCTTGCCTCAGTTTCTTTACCGACACCCTCTCCCGTACTAATCAGAACGTCCATGGCGTACACTTCGTGCTTTTCGAGCTCAAATTTTTCGTGTTCCTTTCGCTGCGCATCGTTGGGATTCTAAAAATCATCAATTGTTTCCCAATAAaggacaattaaaaaaaatccgttAACCTTACTTGTATGATAGTTTTTTCGCAATCGATTTTAAATTGCTTCAGCTGATGGCTGAGCATTCCTTCAACAGGTTTGCACTTGAAAGACTCAGCCACTTTTTGCACTGCATCTGTGATCGAGTAAGTTTCGTTGCCGGGTTTTAGTAATCTAAGGGCTGCCTGGGAGGCATAGTGCGCTGCCAAGATAGCGTCGGCTTTCCTACCTATAAaagaataagtttttttctCCTTAATAGTTGACGCTGTAATTTAACTAATAGAATACCAATTTTATTCTCACATGTTTTACAATCCCTTCTAAATCTATACATATAACAATTTCAAGGGGTGAATACTCTTACGA of the Anthonomus grandis grandis chromosome 3, icAntGran1.3, whole genome shotgun sequence genome contains:
- the LOC126733958 gene encoding proliferation-associated protein 2G4; protein product: MADDKDVVEKTIAEDLVVTKYKMAGEIVNKVLKQIIEKCHPGASVKAICEAGDELISEETGKVFKKEKELKKGIAFPTCVSVNNCVCHFSPVPSEPDYILKEGDVAKIDLGAHIDGFIAVVAHTIVVGASPDKKITGRKADAILAAHYASQAALRLLKPGNETYSITDAVQKVAESFKCKPVEGMLSHQLKQFKIDCEKTIIQNPNDAQRKEHEKFELEKHEVYAMDVLISTGEGVGKETEARVSIYKKTDEQYQLKLKASRMFFTEVRTKHGNMPFNLRYFEDETKAKMGVNECVKNKLVEPFQVLFEKPGEIVAQYKFTVLLMPNGPHRITGLTFEPELYESEHSITDPELKSLLNSSANPKAAKKKKKKSESAAAAADQPQPMEVEAAA